A portion of the Diadema setosum chromosome 21 unlocalized genomic scaffold, eeDiaSeto1 Scaffold_21_unloc_1, whole genome shotgun sequence genome contains these proteins:
- the LOC140245699 gene encoding putative nuclease HARBI1: protein MLGGDLRRDTDWNDALPVHVQVLTTLYFYAVDSFQQMHGDEASMSQWSVCRVIRDVLEAIARRKREFIRFPTTREEIESTQQRFYEYCRYPDVIVAIDRTHVSIRSPGREQALYFLNRKKRYSINVNIPSV, encoded by the exons ATGCTTGGTGGTGATCTGAGGAGGGACACAGATTGGAATGATGCACTACCTGTTCATGTGCAGGTGTTGACCACTCTCTACTTTTATGCCGTTG ATTCATTCCAGCAGATGCATGGGGACGAGGCATCAATGTCACAGTGGTCTGTTTGCAGAGTCATCAGAGACGTTTTGGAAGCCATCGCAAGGAGGAAGAGAGAATTCATCAGGTTTCCAACTACGAGAGAAGAGATTGAATCTACCCAGCAGAGATTCTATGAGTACTGCCGCTATCCAGATGTCATAGTTGCTATCGATAGGACTCATGTCTCAATAAGGAGTCCTGGTAGGGAACAAGCCCTGTACTTCCTTAACAGGAAGAAGAGGTATTCGATCAATGTAAATATCCCGTCAGTATAA